One Helianthus annuus cultivar XRQ/B chromosome 12, HanXRQr2.0-SUNRISE, whole genome shotgun sequence genomic region harbors:
- the LOC110895052 gene encoding cysteine-rich receptor-like protein kinase 2 → MKKSTHTTLIFITLIIISLLVSKSKGDARTEIIEMKCDEGVHNNSTLFVANFIRATEITTNEMQTSHFSTAVVGTGPNTNYLLTQCYEDLSSQDCMLCYAQIRTYFPSCFPHSGGRIYLDGCFMRLQNYSFFGEYASPNDTTICGNTTRKGALFQESTSRAVANAVTGALSNSDYFARGEMLVMGTNDSVYVLAECWKTLSPSSCRVCLDNASISITKCSSWSEGRVLNAGCFMRYSDTNFLNPMPATSRSSRRTIAIVVSAFSSVVVLAVALVVILYIRRRRYVQQRRNGSYDAEEMAKILKDISLNFKYSTIENATGNWDESNKLGQGGFGTVYKGVLSDGREIAVKRLFYNNKFRAADFYNEVNMISSVEHKNLVRLLGCSCSGPESILVYEYLPNMSLDLFIFDETKGRDLSWDKRLKIIIGIAEGLVYLHENTTTRIIHRDIKASNILLDLRFRPKIADFGLARSFPVDKSHISTAIAGTLGYMAPEYLAHGQLTEKADVYSFGVLLLEVVTGVANNTSKSTEYNDSLVTTAWKHFKQGKVEEIFDPNLMMHISPNIKFQKEAIKVVHIGLLCTQESPSLRPSMSAALKMLATNDEPIPAPTNPPFIDEGTMELNNNMTQRLLNTSNTDDSSSVSHTLTDLELSFR, encoded by the exons atgaagaaatcaaCACATACAACTTTGATTTTCATCACTTTGATCATAATCTCATTACTAGTATCTAAATCCAAAGGGGATGCCAGAACCGAAATCATCGAAATGAAATGTGATGAAGGCGTTCACAACAATAGTACGCTTTTCGTCGCAAACTTTATTCGTGCAACCGAAATAACCACCAATGAAATGCAGACTTCACATTTCTCAACAGCAGTCGTAGGCACCGGGCCCAACACGAACTATCTACTCACCCAATGCTATGAAGATCTCTCTTCACAAGATTGCATGTTATGTTATGCGCAAATTCGTACTTATTTCCCTAGTTGCTTCCCACATAGCGGGGGCCGCATTTATCTTGACGGGTGCTTTATGCGGCTCCAAAACTATAGCTTTTTCGGGGAGTATGCTAGCCCGAATGATACTACGATTTGTGGGAATACGACAAGAAAGGGTGCGTTGTTTCAAGAGTCAACAAGTCGAGCAGTGGCGAATGCTGTCACGGGTGCATTAAGCAATAGTGATTATTTTGCTAGGGGAGAAATGTTGGTGATGGGTACTAATGATTCGGTTTATGTGTTGGCGGAATGTTGGAAGACTTTGAGCCCGAGTTCTTGTAGGGTGTGTTTGGATAATGCATCCATATCGATAACAAAATGCTCATCGTGGTCTGAGGGTCGTGTGTTGAATGCGGGGTGTTTTATGAGGTATTCGGATACTAATTTTCTCAATCCTATGCCAGCCACAAGCAGATCTAGCC GGAGGACAATAGCTATTGTAGTTTCTGCTTTTAGTTCTGTTGTGGTTCTAGCAGTTGCTTTGGTGGTCATTTTATATATCCGGAGACGTAGATATGTACAGCAGAGGAGAAACG GTTCTtatgatgctgaggaaatggccAAAATTCTTAAGGACATTAGCTTGAACTTCAAATACTCCACTATTGAAAACGCTACCGGAAATTGGGATGAATCCAATAAGCTAGGACAAGGAGGATTTGGGACCGTATACaag GGTGTTCTTTCAGATGGACGAGAAATAGCTGTGAAAAGGCTTTTCTACAACAACAAATTTAGAGCAGCGGATTTTTATAATGAAGTCAACATGATTAGCAGTGTTGAACACAAAAATCTAGTCAGACTATTAGGTTGCAGCTGTTCAGGGCCTGAAAGCATTCTTGTATACGAATATCTACCCAACATGAGTCTCGACCTCTTCATTTTTG ATGAAACTAAAGGCCGGGACTTAAGCTGGGATAAGAGATTAAAGATTATAATCGGTATAGCAGAAGGCTTGGTTTACCTCCATGAAAATACCACAACTCGGATTATTCACAGGGATATTAAAGCATCTAACATCTTACTAGACTTGAGGTTTCGTCCCAAAATAGCTGATTTCGGGTTAGCCAGATCTTTTCCAGTTGATAAGAGCCACATCAGCACCGCCATTGCAGGAACACT AGGATATATGGCTCCAGAGTACCTAGCCCATGGTCAGTTAACTGAAAAGGCAGATGTTTATAGCTTTGGTGTGTTACTTTTGGAGGTGGTTACTGGAGTGGCAAACAACACAAGCAAAAGTACAGAATATAACGACAGCTTAGTGACTACG GCATGGAAGCATTTCAAGCAAGGTAAAGTGGAGGAAATATTTGACCCAAACCTGATGATGCATATTAGTCCCAACATAAAGTTCCAAAAAGAGGCCATAAAAGTGGTACACATTGGACTTCTTTGCACCCAAGAATCTCCATCTTTAAGACCATCCATGTCAGCAGCACTAAAAATGTTAGCAACAAATGATGAACCTATACCTGCCCCCACTAATCCCCCTTTTATAGATGAAGGAACCATGGAGCTTAATAACAACATGACTCAAAGGTTACTGAATACCTCCAACACTGATGATTCTAGTTCAGTATCACACACATTGACGGATCTTGAACTTAGTTTTCGGTAA